The nucleotide sequence ATAGATAGAGGCCTTATTTTGCCAACAGTCTTGTAAGAGTTTGTTTAAACAATGTATTGGGTTACATGCCTACTGGAGAAAGGTTCTTCATAGTGTTGTAGATCACTTCTCTGGATTAGAAATCGTAGTGGCATACTGTTTGTGGATAGATTGAAGATGAAATTTTGGTTATGATCATTTTCTTGAACGTATCCAGGTGTTTTGTGCACCCAAGTGTGCTACATTGCTGACGTTAAGTACTTTAAGTTATATAATtagtcattttaaaaaatcttttaattatTGTTTGATTATTTTGAATAAATAAAAGTATCATTGAATTTGTAAAGTAAGTTCTATGGAAAaagttagattaaaattaattgttttaGATTATTAAGTAATTTTGacccttttaaatttattattattattattattttggagtAAAGAACGTTTTAAATACGTTTAAGAAGGAGTCGTGACAGTAAACTTTGTCTTTAGAAAGGCAGGGcgtttttttaagattttttatttatttttttaaattttaaggtgCGGTTCAGAAACTTTATCTTTATTATTGGATTTAGGAAAAGCCGAATCACCGTCCCAGCGCCGAACCGGTGAACCGGCCGGATTTAGGGTTTACCCTACTAATACGGAGGTTTTGGTTTGCGAGTAATCGTCACCGACGTCGACGCCGCTGCCGCCGCCCTACGTGGTTTCGCTGCCGCCGGCGGTTCAACTCCCTCCTTTCTCTCCTCACTCCgtattgttttgtttttttttctgattCTGTCTTTGCTTTTTCTGTCCGTGTTTTCCACTCTGCTACGACAGAATATAATTGAAGCCCTTCGCTTCTCCACGCCGACCGTTACTTCTTGCCGAGCCCTAGCTTTCTGTAAGACCCGCGAGGCAGCAATTTGACCCCAACCTATCTAATCCGGCGTTCTCGGGACCTGAGCCGTTTTCAAGGTAGGTACCTATCTTCTATCCTTTGTATTGAGTGCCTTCGCATGAAGCGTTAGTCATAGGCGAGTAAATGGTCGTTTTTCCCATCATTGTAGTAACAGGTGAAAATAGCGTGTTCGTTGTGTTGTGTTTGGGTAATGCTATTGGGTGGGATAAGATGGTCAGACATTGAGGTCAGTGGTCGAGTAGATTCATATCTTGTGAACTATGAAGTGTGTTTGTGGGCATGGATTCCTGCTTGAATGACTTATTGTGATGACAACTTTAATGGGTTGGGCTAATGGTGGCTTTGGAGTGTGTGCTATGGTATGAGAATGGCTGTATGATCAATGTACCTAGTTTAGGTGTCATAAAAATGGAGAAGATTGAGTGGTGACCAAGGAGAGAGTTGGCGGTTAAATTGTAGGGTTGAGTTTCAGATCAGTCTAGAATGTTGACTAGGTTTTCCTTACTGTGTGATCAAGGTTGGCTGCGACAAGCTGACTCTTACCAAATTGTCACATACCTTATTGTTCTTTCTATTTGGCTTGTTCTATTACCTTGTCCTCTTGTATCTTCATTATTCTTATATGATACTGTCTTTTTTcggatgattttttttaattgtagCATCTtataaagggcagcccggtgcacgaagctcccgcttaCGCAGCCTTATCCTGTTTTTTGcaagttgtttccaggattcgaacccgtgaccttttggtcacatggcaacaactttactgttgcaccaaggctccccttctaatTGTAGCATCTTATGATGTGTGTTAATTTTTGCATTCTCATATGCATTGTATCTTGTGTCGTGTAGGTTGTGATTTTAAACTTGTTATAAATATAAGTTTGAAATGATTGATTGTGTGCGTGGGTTTTTGCAGCAGCTGCTGTGATGGGCAAGTCTCAGAAATCTTCCAAGGTAGTGGTGCGTCTACTCTCTTTTTCATTGTGTTTGGTTATtcagtttttttcttttttatcattCTATTCTTATCTCTTTATCTCAAATGCAGGATgagttaagtaaaaaaatctCTAGAGATGTTACTGCAAATGGCTCCACAGAAGGAATCAATGAAAAAGATGACAGATTCCAACCTAGTGATCTTGTGGATTCATTGGAGGATGAGGTGTGGTATCGTTTTCCCACAATTGGTCATCTTTTGCTTTAATTTTTGAAGCTTATAATTGTTTTTGATATTCTTTGAAGTACAGGGATCTCCTTATGACAGTGGAGAGGATGATCAAGATGCTAGTGATTACAAAAGTCATAGTAATGCGGAGGAAAGCGACTCCTCTGAAGATGAGGTAGTCATTTActtattttgttgaattttttttgttgattttcatttttatatttttaggtgCAGGGATCTCCTTATGACAGTGGAGAGGATGATCAAGATGCTAGTGATTACAAAAGCCTTAGAAGTACGGAGGAAAGCGACTCCTCTGAAGATGAGGTAGTCATTTActtattttgttgaatttttttGTTGATTTTCATTTGTATATTTTTAGGTGCAGGGATTTTCTTATGACAGTGGAGAGGATGATCAAGATGCTAGTGATTACAAAAGCCATAGAAGTGCGGAGGAAAGCGACTCCTCTGAAGATGAGGTAGTCATTTACTtattttgttgaattttgttGTTGCTTCTTTAGGTATCTTCTGGAGAttttcattttgtatatttttaggTGCCTTCAAGAAATACTGTTGGGGATGTTCCATTGGAGTGGTACAAAGAGGAGGAGCATATCGGGTATGATATTACTGGGAAAAAGATCAAGAAGCGGGCTAGGAAGGACAGGATTGAATCTTTTTTAGCTGGAGTCGATGATGCAAAAAATTGGTCAGCACTTACTTAACgttgttctttttggttttgaCATCTCTGGTCATGTCTGTCAGAAAAACTATTATTCAACAACTGAATTCAGGAGGAAGATTTATGATGACTACAATGATGAGGAAGTGGAGTTGACGAAGGAGGAGGTTAAAATGATTCATAGAATGTTGAGGGGTAAGACACCACATGCTGGAGTTGATCCATATGCGGTTCGTAATCACACTTCCCATTGTTATTAGCAGATTACTTCCCTTGCCCATTATCATAGCTAACCTAACTTGTATTGGTGTAATGTCTCATAATAAAACAGCCTTATGTTGATTGGTTTGAATGGGAGGACAAAGGGCACCCTCTTTCTAATGCACCAGAGCCAAAGAGGCGGTTCATTCCTTCAAAATGGGAACAGAAGAAGGTATATGGTTTTTTTTGTTTAGTGGTTGAGTGATATAATCTCATGTGCCTACTTGTTTTGGAAAATCATGTTTCCTAATTTATCTTGTAGTTGTTGTAAGTTTCTTGATAACCAACTGTGATTCagaatcttaatttaattttttggtcTTAATTTATACTTCATGGTTGGATAATATCTTGAATCGCATAGAAGCGTTAACTAGAAAGAAGTTTTAACCTAACTAGggtttaaaagaaaaagaaataggttTATGCATTATGCTATCAGCCCATTGCATGACATGAATAAGCTGTGCGAATGCCTATGTTCTCGTGCATGTTTGCGATGTTTTTCCTTTAAAAATTGGTAATGTTAATGCTAGTTAATTAACAAACGATTCATGTCCTTACATGcaattataaaaaaattcataatccTGCATTCGTTTGCCATATGTTTTATATGATTATGTAACTAAATAACAAATAATGCATGGCtatttcatatttaattaatcATCCAAAGTAAAATCATCCCAAATGTTGACATCCATAAGTAAAATCAGCCTTTCAATCGGCTAATTATATGACTAGGATACTGATTAGGAAAAAGGGTAATCATGCCGTCTATGTTATATATCAGGTAACTGTTTTCTCTTGAAAATTTCTACAAAATGAGACTATTATCTAGTTTTCTCCCTCGTTTATCACTTGTCAGATTTTagctaaaattactttttatttgaAGTCTGAAGTTCTATTTCAAGTTCACTTGTTGGCAATTGTCCTAATTCATCATATTATAGTTTCGGCAAGTGACTTGCCTACCATAAGGGTTTTATCCAAGGCCCTCTAACTCAGATTTAGATGTGAGAGTAAATGAGTTTAGTGGcttgtgtttgttctttattgtaacaAATATCATATTCGGAGAGCTCTAGTATTTCATTTTACCAATATTTTAGAGTGCAATTTACCATAATGGTTTCATCATAACACATCTCAGTCGTttcttcttatatataaatatgaaataAGCTCAACAATGTATGCATGGATATTCCTTTTTTGAATTGAATAAGATTAGTTCTAGGTAGTTAGTTGGTAGCATGCAAGGACTTTAATCTGGGAGACTTGGAACTGGAGAAGGCTCTAACTGGAGAGTTGTGTCATATTACAATATAAGTGTCTTGCACTAGGGTTTGTGATATTGCATGGAGTGCTTTGCACTTGTTCCTTTGGAGAACATAATTTTCTCTGTGTTGGAGTAGATGTCATTTCAATTTGTTTAGACTGACATAGTCTCCTTAATAACTACAATGAACTGTCTGATACTTACAAAATATTGAGTGAGCCTACATAATAATTACAATTCCCCTTTTCACTGTTACATGGGTTTTCTATACCTTTCTTTGTTCCCTATGGCAATAGGTCTAAAAACATCTATGCAGTTTGTTTCTTTTCCCAGTCTGGTGCTATAACCATCTAATGCTTTTCTTAATTATTGTGTAAACATCATAATTTTTTTCATGTGTTTACCATTCTGGTACCAGGTTGTTCGATACATTAGAGCTATTCGAAAAGGGTTTCTTAAGTTTGACAAACCAAAGGAGGAACCTCATGTTTATTTGTTATGGGGTGATGATTCAACTGCAGCTGAAAACAAGAGGCATGGTTTGAGTTATATTCCGGCTCCCAAACCAAAACTGGCAGGTATCATGATTAACTCCACTATGAAAGAGCATTTGTTTTTGTGGAGTCCATATTTTCTCAGAGCAGTTGTGTTGGAGGTTCATTTATGTTCAAAGTATTGTCAAATTTAGTGCATCACATTCATAAATTAAAGTCtgaaagaataatttttttatgtttgtaACATGAATTATGTTTTGCCTTCACTTGCAGGTCATGAAGAATCATATAATCCTTCTGTAGAGTTCATTCCTACTCAGGAGGAGATCAACTCTTACCAGTTAATGCTTGAGGAAGACCGTCCTAAGTTTATTCCTAGAAGGTATTTATAGGTCGTCACTTGTTATGTCATGTTCTGACTGAATCATAATACTGACTTTGGTGCACACTTAACAGGTTCGAATCACTACGGAATGTGCCAGCTTATGAGAATGCAACTAAAGAAACCTTTGACCGATGCCTTGACCTCTATTTATGTCCTAGAACCCGAAAAAAACGTGTATGTGGATCTTTTATTGCTAAAGAatccattctttttttttttaaatgtttatgCACTTCTCCACGTACCTAAATAAGATGGAATGAGCAACGATAATATTCCTAATGATTGTATGGCTTGATATACATAATAACTTTTTCTGAACCTCTGATTCTATGAACACAATCTTTTTTCTTTTTGCAGATTAACATAGATCCAGAATCTCTAAAGCCCAAATTACCTAGTCTGAAAGATTTGAGACCTTATCCCTCTACATGTTATCTTGAGTACAGAGGGCATACAGGCCCTGTGAAGACAATATCAATTGATATATCAGGGCAGTGGATGGCATCTGGTTTGTGATAAAATACCTCTacatttttttgtttgttttattgttagttcttttattattcatcttttcttttcctttctctcagTTGTATTAGTACTAATCATTTGCTGTGATGTCTGAAGGTTCATCCGATGGTACAGTGCGTGTTTGGGAGATCGAAACCAGTCGTTGTATTAAAGTTTGGGATGTTGGTGAAGCTGTCAATCATGTAACATGGAACCCATTACCCGAACTTCCTATTCTGTCAATTTCTGTGTAAGCTAGATGCTTTGAAATAGAATTAGCCTTGTTTGTTACAGGTTATTTGCTCCTTTCTAACATGTGTTTACACATGGCTTTACAGAGGGCGTGATGTGCTTATTTTAGATACTAGATTGGCAAATGCAGAGAACCAGGCAAGGGTCAAGGAGTTGCTTCATGTGGAGGAACCACTATTAGAGGAGGATGAGGGTAAGTGTCTGTACTCATCATATCATTTAATTTATGTTCAGATTATTTGACACTAGTTTTTGTGCTTTAGGAAATACCACTCCTGTGGTGAGATGGGTTCGAGATGATAAATATGATGCCATCCGATTAAAGCATCTCAAGGTGAGCTGTGTTCACTGTGTACTAATCTTGGATTTGTTTCATTTTTTTAGAATGGTGCATATGTATCTTTTTAGTACTATTAATCATAAGTGGCAAAATTGGTCAATACAGAATACATATCGCCAAAGTTAGATTGGTGTCAGCAATGGCTGAtctaatatttttcttttttgtaaaatTGATGTATCATAAAAATTGAGAGGTTAGGAAATACTAGAGATTCATACAAATTAGATAGAAATTAGCTAcaagttaattaaaatatattagaaaattgatagaatatattaaaatttaatcaaattaaaagtcAAAATGGATAAGATTGTGTTAAAACTTGGTTTGGCTTAAGATGACTTGGCTAACTTGGTCAATTTAGCCTTCTCCTTTGTCCCAATTTGATTCTTAGAGGACTTACATGGGAAGGAGAGTCTTTGTTGCTCTCTTTAGCCTTATTGCATAAGATTCACAAAGTCAAGCATCACTCATTCAATTTTGTCATCACTTGTTAAATTGAATGCTTTGCCCATCTTTTCTTTTGCTCATTATTGTTCAAGTGAGCTTATTGTGGATTGAGAGGCTATTATAGTGTAAAAGAGAATACAATAATCTTTTTTAATCAATAAGAATTCTAAAACTCTTCCTTTAAATATAAAAACTGATTTGAATCTAATTAGGACATGACTAAATGCTGACATTGAATATTAAGATATAacactaataaaatatatattagtactcaagtgtattgagtatttttatacataaaaaaatgattttattatTGGTTATAATCtgctttttttatttattattttatattaataaatgaCATTATTTGTATATTGCTCTACCAAAAATCAAATAAGTATAAATAGATGTTCTTCTTAAGATTTTCGAATATTTGTTGtcatataaataattttattatatattttctcattttttttttgcatcaacTCTGATTTCACCAATACTACTGATCTGATTCAAAGATACTTAAAATCATTAACTATTCAATCCCGTTGTATGCTATTGATTACCGATTTATGCACATATCTAATTACATAATTCTTGTTGGACCTTAGTCATAAATCTTTGAATAAATTCATTTTACTTGGTAGAATGTATGTCAATCCCTTtctattattcattcttttggcTTGCTTTGCAGGCTGTGACAACAATTGATTGGCATCGGAAAGGAGACTATTTCACTACTGTGGTTCCTAGTGATATCCTAATTATGCATTTTACTTGGTCTTAGTTTATATGATATTTTCTTCTCTCAGTTTTCATTCTTTCTTTTTGCTCTGATGTACAATCACAAATtggaaattttgaaatatatACAAATATTATGACATTTGTACTTTAGCTGTGGACATAGGTTGCTAACAAAGTGCCTTAAAAAGTCTAGACATAATCTCTCTAGTTTGTATGCTGTAAACTCAGGTTGTCTAAGGTTGCAAAGAGGGAAGTAACTCATATCTGGTCTATGTCTAGATATCATTTGCAAATAATCCTACAGCCAGTGTTAATTGCCGTTTACATTTTATTGTTTTATAAACCTCAAGTATCCCTTGACTTATACATTGCACGTCATACAAGAGCAATATTGATGCACCAACTCTCCAAGAAGCATACACATAGTCCATTTCCGAAGTTGCGTGGTCTTCCAGTCACTGCAGTTTTTCATCCAACACGATCGATGTTCTTCATATCAACCAAGACTCATGTCTGGGTTTATGATCTTCTGAAGCAAAAGGTTGTCAAGAAGCTCGAGACTGGTCTTCAAGAGGTTTCTTCGATTTCAATTCATCCAGGAGGTAATTTTCTTATAGATTTTTCAGCAAAACTTCATGCTAAGGTGGAATTATGAAGAAAAATACTTGAATCCATGAGTTATATTTATGTGACAAAATTTTGTATATATAGGTGATAATGTCATTGTGGGCAGCAAGGAAGGAAAAATGTGCTGGTTTGATATGGACCTTTCATCCAAACCATATAAGACCTTGACGTAAGCTCACTGTTTGTTTGGCTTTCTGTTATTTTTTCCCCTTTAATTCTGCTTCTTACAGTAg is from Zingiber officinale cultivar Zhangliang chromosome 7B, Zo_v1.1, whole genome shotgun sequence and encodes:
- the LOC122005518 gene encoding ribosome biogenesis protein BOP1 homolog isoform X1, which encodes MGKSQKSSKVVDELSKKISRDVTANGSTEGINEKDDRFQPSDLVDSLEDEGSPYDSGEDDQDASDYKSHSNAEESDSSEDEVQGSPYDSGEDDQDASDYKSLRSTEESDSSEDEVQGFSYDSGEDDQDASDYKSHRSAEESDSSEDEVPSRNTVGDVPLEWYKEEEHIGYDITGKKIKKRARKDRIESFLAGVDDAKNWRKIYDDYNDEEVELTKEEVKMIHRMLRGKTPHAGVDPYAPYVDWFEWEDKGHPLSNAPEPKRRFIPSKWEQKKVVRYIRAIRKGFLKFDKPKEEPHVYLLWGDDSTAAENKRHGLSYIPAPKPKLAGHEESYNPSVEFIPTQEEINSYQLMLEEDRPKFIPRRFESLRNVPAYENATKETFDRCLDLYLCPRTRKKRINIDPESLKPKLPSLKDLRPYPSTCYLEYRGHTGPVKTISIDISGQWMASGSSDGTVRVWEIETSRCIKVWDVGEAVNHVTWNPLPELPILSISVGRDVLILDTRLANAENQARVKELLHVEEPLLEEDEGNTTPVVRWVRDDKYDAIRLKHLKAVTTIDWHRKGDYFTTVVPSGHTRAILMHQLSKKHTHSPFPKLRGLPVTAVFHPTRSMFFISTKTHVWVYDLLKQKVVKKLETGLQEVSSISIHPGGDNVIVGSKEGKMCWFDMDLSSKPYKTLTSHHMKDITNVAFHRLYPLFASSSEDCTAYVFHGMVYSDLNQNPLIVPLKILRGHNSSKGRGVLDCKFHPRQPWLFTAGADSIIKLYCH
- the LOC122005518 gene encoding ribosome biogenesis protein BOP1 homolog isoform X4; amino-acid sequence: MGKSQKSSKVVDELSKKISRDVTANGSTEGINEKDDRFQPSDLVDSLEDEGSPYDSGEDDQDASDYKSHSNAEESDSSEDEVQGSPYDSGEDDQDASDYKSLRSTEESDSSEDEGFSYDSGEDDQDASDYKSHRSAEESDSSEDEVPSRNTVGDVPLEWYKEEEHIGYDITGKKIKKRARKDRIESFLAGVDDAKNWRKIYDDYNDEEVELTKEEVKMIHRMLRGKTPHAGVDPYAPYVDWFEWEDKGHPLSNAPEPKRRFIPSKWEQKKVVRYIRAIRKGFLKFDKPKEEPHVYLLWGDDSTAAENKRHGLSYIPAPKPKLAGHEESYNPSVEFIPTQEEINSYQLMLEEDRPKFIPRRFESLRNVPAYENATKETFDRCLDLYLCPRTRKKRINIDPESLKPKLPSLKDLRPYPSTCYLEYRGHTGPVKTISIDISGQWMASGSSDGTVRVWEIETSRCIKVWDVGEAVNHVTWNPLPELPILSISVGRDVLILDTRLANAENQARVKELLHVEEPLLEEDEGNTTPVVRWVRDDKYDAIRLKHLKAVTTIDWHRKGDYFTTVVPSGHTRAILMHQLSKKHTHSPFPKLRGLPVTAVFHPTRSMFFISTKTHVWVYDLLKQKVVKKLETGLQEVSSISIHPGGDNVIVGSKEGKMCWFDMDLSSKPYKTLTSHHMKDITNVAFHRLYPLFASSSEDCTAYVFHGMVYSDLNQNPLIVPLKILRGHNSSKGRGVLDCKFHPRQPWLFTAGADSIIKLYCH
- the LOC122005518 gene encoding ribosome biogenesis protein BOP1 homolog isoform X2 translates to MGKSQKSSKDELSKKISRDVTANGSTEGINEKDDRFQPSDLVDSLEDEGSPYDSGEDDQDASDYKSHSNAEESDSSEDEVQGSPYDSGEDDQDASDYKSLRSTEESDSSEDEVQGFSYDSGEDDQDASDYKSHRSAEESDSSEDEVPSRNTVGDVPLEWYKEEEHIGYDITGKKIKKRARKDRIESFLAGVDDAKNWRKIYDDYNDEEVELTKEEVKMIHRMLRGKTPHAGVDPYAPYVDWFEWEDKGHPLSNAPEPKRRFIPSKWEQKKVVRYIRAIRKGFLKFDKPKEEPHVYLLWGDDSTAAENKRHGLSYIPAPKPKLAGHEESYNPSVEFIPTQEEINSYQLMLEEDRPKFIPRRFESLRNVPAYENATKETFDRCLDLYLCPRTRKKRINIDPESLKPKLPSLKDLRPYPSTCYLEYRGHTGPVKTISIDISGQWMASGSSDGTVRVWEIETSRCIKVWDVGEAVNHVTWNPLPELPILSISVGRDVLILDTRLANAENQARVKELLHVEEPLLEEDEGNTTPVVRWVRDDKYDAIRLKHLKAVTTIDWHRKGDYFTTVVPSGHTRAILMHQLSKKHTHSPFPKLRGLPVTAVFHPTRSMFFISTKTHVWVYDLLKQKVVKKLETGLQEVSSISIHPGGDNVIVGSKEGKMCWFDMDLSSKPYKTLTSHHMKDITNVAFHRLYPLFASSSEDCTAYVFHGMVYSDLNQNPLIVPLKILRGHNSSKGRGVLDCKFHPRQPWLFTAGADSIIKLYCH
- the LOC122005518 gene encoding ribosome biogenesis protein BOP1 homolog isoform X3; the protein is MGKSQKSSKVVDELSKKISRDVTANGSTEGINEKDDRFQPSDLVDSLEDEGSPYDSGEDDQDASDYKSHSNAEESDSSEDEGSPYDSGEDDQDASDYKSLRSTEESDSSEDEVQGFSYDSGEDDQDASDYKSHRSAEESDSSEDEVPSRNTVGDVPLEWYKEEEHIGYDITGKKIKKRARKDRIESFLAGVDDAKNWRKIYDDYNDEEVELTKEEVKMIHRMLRGKTPHAGVDPYAPYVDWFEWEDKGHPLSNAPEPKRRFIPSKWEQKKVVRYIRAIRKGFLKFDKPKEEPHVYLLWGDDSTAAENKRHGLSYIPAPKPKLAGHEESYNPSVEFIPTQEEINSYQLMLEEDRPKFIPRRFESLRNVPAYENATKETFDRCLDLYLCPRTRKKRINIDPESLKPKLPSLKDLRPYPSTCYLEYRGHTGPVKTISIDISGQWMASGSSDGTVRVWEIETSRCIKVWDVGEAVNHVTWNPLPELPILSISVGRDVLILDTRLANAENQARVKELLHVEEPLLEEDEGNTTPVVRWVRDDKYDAIRLKHLKAVTTIDWHRKGDYFTTVVPSGHTRAILMHQLSKKHTHSPFPKLRGLPVTAVFHPTRSMFFISTKTHVWVYDLLKQKVVKKLETGLQEVSSISIHPGGDNVIVGSKEGKMCWFDMDLSSKPYKTLTSHHMKDITNVAFHRLYPLFASSSEDCTAYVFHGMVYSDLNQNPLIVPLKILRGHNSSKGRGVLDCKFHPRQPWLFTAGADSIIKLYCH
- the LOC122005518 gene encoding ribosome biogenesis protein BOP1 homolog isoform X5; this encodes MGKSQKSSKVVDELSKKISRDVTANGSTEGINEKDDRFQPSDLVDSLEDEGSPYDSGEDDQDASDYKSHSNAEESDSSEDEGSPYDSGEDDQDASDYKSLRSTEESDSSEDEGFSYDSGEDDQDASDYKSHRSAEESDSSEDEVPSRNTVGDVPLEWYKEEEHIGYDITGKKIKKRARKDRIESFLAGVDDAKNWRKIYDDYNDEEVELTKEEVKMIHRMLRGKTPHAGVDPYAPYVDWFEWEDKGHPLSNAPEPKRRFIPSKWEQKKVVRYIRAIRKGFLKFDKPKEEPHVYLLWGDDSTAAENKRHGLSYIPAPKPKLAGHEESYNPSVEFIPTQEEINSYQLMLEEDRPKFIPRRFESLRNVPAYENATKETFDRCLDLYLCPRTRKKRINIDPESLKPKLPSLKDLRPYPSTCYLEYRGHTGPVKTISIDISGQWMASGSSDGTVRVWEIETSRCIKVWDVGEAVNHVTWNPLPELPILSISVGRDVLILDTRLANAENQARVKELLHVEEPLLEEDEGNTTPVVRWVRDDKYDAIRLKHLKAVTTIDWHRKGDYFTTVVPSGHTRAILMHQLSKKHTHSPFPKLRGLPVTAVFHPTRSMFFISTKTHVWVYDLLKQKVVKKLETGLQEVSSISIHPGGDNVIVGSKEGKMCWFDMDLSSKPYKTLTSHHMKDITNVAFHRLYPLFASSSEDCTAYVFHGMVYSDLNQNPLIVPLKILRGHNSSKGRGVLDCKFHPRQPWLFTAGADSIIKLYCH
- the LOC122005518 gene encoding ribosome biogenesis protein BOP1 homolog isoform X6, encoding MGKSQKSSKVVDELSKKISRDVTANGSTEGINEKDDRFQPSDLVDSLEDEGSPYDSGEDDQDASDYKSHSNAEESDSSEDEVQGFSYDSGEDDQDASDYKSHRSAEESDSSEDEVPSRNTVGDVPLEWYKEEEHIGYDITGKKIKKRARKDRIESFLAGVDDAKNWRKIYDDYNDEEVELTKEEVKMIHRMLRGKTPHAGVDPYAPYVDWFEWEDKGHPLSNAPEPKRRFIPSKWEQKKVVRYIRAIRKGFLKFDKPKEEPHVYLLWGDDSTAAENKRHGLSYIPAPKPKLAGHEESYNPSVEFIPTQEEINSYQLMLEEDRPKFIPRRFESLRNVPAYENATKETFDRCLDLYLCPRTRKKRINIDPESLKPKLPSLKDLRPYPSTCYLEYRGHTGPVKTISIDISGQWMASGSSDGTVRVWEIETSRCIKVWDVGEAVNHVTWNPLPELPILSISVGRDVLILDTRLANAENQARVKELLHVEEPLLEEDEGNTTPVVRWVRDDKYDAIRLKHLKAVTTIDWHRKGDYFTTVVPSGHTRAILMHQLSKKHTHSPFPKLRGLPVTAVFHPTRSMFFISTKTHVWVYDLLKQKVVKKLETGLQEVSSISIHPGGDNVIVGSKEGKMCWFDMDLSSKPYKTLTSHHMKDITNVAFHRLYPLFASSSEDCTAYVFHGMVYSDLNQNPLIVPLKILRGHNSSKGRGVLDCKFHPRQPWLFTAGADSIIKLYCH
- the LOC122005518 gene encoding ribosome biogenesis protein BOP1 homolog isoform X7, translated to MGKSQKSSKVVDELSKKISRDVTANGSTEGINEKDDRFQPSDLVDSLEDEGSPYDSGEDDQDASDYKSHSNAEESDSSEDEVPSRNTVGDVPLEWYKEEEHIGYDITGKKIKKRARKDRIESFLAGVDDAKNWRKIYDDYNDEEVELTKEEVKMIHRMLRGKTPHAGVDPYAPYVDWFEWEDKGHPLSNAPEPKRRFIPSKWEQKKVVRYIRAIRKGFLKFDKPKEEPHVYLLWGDDSTAAENKRHGLSYIPAPKPKLAGHEESYNPSVEFIPTQEEINSYQLMLEEDRPKFIPRRFESLRNVPAYENATKETFDRCLDLYLCPRTRKKRINIDPESLKPKLPSLKDLRPYPSTCYLEYRGHTGPVKTISIDISGQWMASGSSDGTVRVWEIETSRCIKVWDVGEAVNHVTWNPLPELPILSISVGRDVLILDTRLANAENQARVKELLHVEEPLLEEDEGNTTPVVRWVRDDKYDAIRLKHLKAVTTIDWHRKGDYFTTVVPSGHTRAILMHQLSKKHTHSPFPKLRGLPVTAVFHPTRSMFFISTKTHVWVYDLLKQKVVKKLETGLQEVSSISIHPGGDNVIVGSKEGKMCWFDMDLSSKPYKTLTSHHMKDITNVAFHRLYPLFASSSEDCTAYVFHGMVYSDLNQNPLIVPLKILRGHNSSKGRGVLDCKFHPRQPWLFTAGADSIIKLYCH